Part of the Deltaproteobacteria bacterium genome is shown below.
AGTCGAGTGAAATTACTTTAGGATTATTGGGGAAGACTTTTTATCTACCTGCCAAGCCCGATGTCAATTATTCAACGCGCATCAAAAACATGCTGGGGAAAAATGCGTCGCGTTATGGCATTGCGGTCTTAGATATTACAAATCCACAGGACATTCTCTTCGCGGCGCATAATGAAAATGCCATTTTCACCCCCGGTAGTGTGGGTAAAATTGTTGTGGCGTTGGCGGTGATGCAGAAGCTTGCGGATATTTATCCCAATGACATTGCAATGCGGGAGCGAATATTGCGCGAAACAAAAATCGTTGCAGATGATTTTATCTTATCGGATACACACGATGTGCCATTTTGGAATCTCGAGGAGGGGCGCCTAAGTTTTCGGCCTTTAGCGGTTGGGGATAGTGCAAATTTGTGGTCGTACTTGGACTACATGTTATCGGCTAGTTCAAATGCCGCTGGAAGTACTGTGATGAAACAGCTAATTTTACTTTCTCATTATGGCAGGAGTTATCCGCCTAGTTTAGAGGAGGAGCGTAGGTTCTTTGCGACGACAAAAAAGAATGCTTTAGGGGACATGCTTAGGCGGACATTGGACGAAGCGGTAAAGCGAAATGGCCTTTCAACCGGTGCTTTGGCGCAGGGAAGTATGTTTACTCGGCAGGGCAGAAATAAGGTGCCTAATGTTGGTAGTCGAGCCAGTGCAAGAGAGTTAGTTAAATTCTTGTTATTGTTGGAGCAGGGAAAACTAGTGGATGAATTTTCCAGCGCTGAGTTAAAGCGATTACTTTATATGACGCAGAAAAGAATTCGCTATGCCGCTTCGCCTTATTTGGAAAATGCTGCGATCTATTTTAAATCCGGCTCGCTTTATAGCTGTAGGCCGGAGAAAGGTTTCATCTGCAAAAAGTATGGCGGAAACGTTGAAAATACCCTAAATTCACTTGCGATTATTGAATACCCCGCAAAAGATATTCGCTATCACTATTTGGTGGCCGTAAACTCAAATGTGTTGAGAGAGAGCTCGGTTAGACTGCATAAGACGCTTGCGGCAAAGATTCAGAAGTTAATTGAAATGCGCCATGCTATGCGGGAGTAGAATCCGGTGTGGCAACACTTATCGCTCGGTAATCTTGTGCTAGAAAGTACAAGGAGAGAAGCCAGATCGCGCATACTGCTATTACGGTGCATGATAGATAGTAAGTAGCGAATTCCCAGGCAAGCCACTCCGTTAGCAGCAGTATAATAAATGAACCTAGTATCTTAAAGAATCTATACCCAAACATGTCTATGTATGACTTAAGTTGATATATAAGAACTGGACTTAGAGGTATATACAGTAGCTCTTTAGAGGCGCGGTTAATTGAATACGAAAGCGCGCGATCGCTTATTTTTAATAAGGATGCAATGTTTAATGTTGGTTGCAGGCAAAACGCGAGAGTGCTGAGAGTGACTACTAAAGGTTGAGCGCCCATACCTGCTATTGCTCCAAAGTAGTACTGTAACAATGGAGTAAGAGTTAGGTTTATTGCAAGTGCTGCAAAGTTAAGTGCGCTCATGGCAAATGAAATATAGGCCGTTCTATCTGAAAGTGAATTAAGATTAGTTTCTACTGTTTTTAAGAATTGAAATTCGACAATTGGTTCTATCAGTTGAGAAAAAAGAATAACCCCCGCAAGTATTATCGCGTAGCGGCTTTTTATTAATTGATTCCAGCTAATCTGAGTTTCTTGGTTAACTGACTTGCTGTGCGATTTGTCCAAAAAAAAGTGATATTTGTTCATCATCGCTAGTAACAAGAGAAGCGAAGCAAACATTGTGGCGCTAAGAAGTATTAGCTCTTGTGAAGGAAGTTTTAGGTAGGTAATTAAAGATCCGGCAAGATAACCTCCGAGCATGCCGCCGATGAGTCCGCCGCTTCCAATCAGTCCATACCACTTTTTCCCCTCGGAGGTTGGATATAATGCGCTTGTAAGACTCCAAAATTGTTCGACTAGGACTATGCTATAGAAATCCACAAGCAGGTAAAAAGCGCTTACTCCATAGCTGCTAGGCGTTGAGAGGATGGCGCGAAACAATGCTAGCAGTGCTACAAAGCTTGCTACTGAAAAAAATGAAATGCTATAGCGCGAAAAGTGCCGAAGAAGTTTTTGGTAAATTGGCAAAAAGAAACCAAGGAGTATGGCAGAAAATATCCAGATGCGCGGCAGATAGTCGCTTCCAACGTGCGCGAGAAAGAGTGTGCGCGTAAGTGGTTTAATTACGTAATAGCCCGTTATTATTAAACAAAACTCTAGTGATAATACCAGTGCCCGATAGAAATAGTTCGATAGAAGAGAGTTAGACATGCTAGAATTAATACTTAGCTATTGGCGTTTAGGGAAGGTTTTGTTTTTTGCAATTCGTTCAAGCACTTAAAGTTTGTTAGAGTCATTTTGTTATGAAACATTAGAACAGAGATTGCAGTTTGTAGAAGACGCCTTAGAGTTCACATGCGATGCTGGGATTAATTATCTTGAGACCAAAAGATTAATTGATAGCACTAGGGCAAGTAGATTAAAAAAATGACAACGTCATCGTAGGGAAGGTTTTGTTTAGGTTTCTCGTTCATGCGCCTATGTATTTTCTCATTAACCGTTTTTCTTTTTCTTGGTTCTTTTACTGCCTGTTCTCTATCTCAAGCCAAGTTGCCTAAGCACGATGTGTCGTGTCGAGGTGCTTTGGAGCTTGAGCAGAGTCGCGATAATTACTTGCAAGGGCGGCTGTCGGCAGTGATGGATAAGCTCGATCTTAAGGTGCTAGTCGAGGAGAAAAAAATTGGCGTTGCAGTAGTGGATGTAACTAGACCTTCTTGTCCGCGATTTGCTGGCGTCAATGAAAATCGCATGATGTATGCGGCAAGTTTGCCTAAAATTGCCATTTTGTTTGGGCTGTTTAAGCGCATAGAGGAGGGTGAGTTAAAGTGGGATAAGCGGTATCGAGCATTGGCGTCTAATATGATTCGCTATTCGTCAAACAACGCAGCTACTGAGTTATTTTACGCCGTGGGGCCGTCGTATATTAATAGTTTGCTGAGTTCCTCACGATATCATTTTTACGATGTGAATAACGGAGGTGGTTTATGGGTGGGAAAGGAGTATGGCAGTGCTCCGGCATGGAAGAGGGAGCCGCTAAAAAACCTTGCGCATGCCGCTTCTGCCATGAGCGTCGCTCGTTTTTATTACATGCTCGATACAAATCAGTTATTGGAACAGAGACTAACTGCTAAGATGAAGGCAGTGCTGAGCAAACCTGGGCTAAAGCATAAGTTTGTAAAGGCTATTATGCAGCGCCATCCGCACGCTAAGATGTTTAGAAAATCTGGAACATGGATCGATTTTCATTCAGATAGCGCGCTCATAGAACGCGGTGGCAGGCGTTATATTGCCGTAGTGCTAATGGAAAATTGCGACGGCGCTGAGCTACTCGAGAGAATTATAATTGAAATAGATAAAATTATTACTTAGGTGTTTAGTGCTGAACCGGTGAAGGTCTTAGTTTAGACCGATTGTCATTTGATATTAGAAACTTATC
Proteins encoded:
- a CDS encoding serine hydrolase encodes the protein MRLCIFSLTVFLFLGSFTACSLSQAKLPKHDVSCRGALELEQSRDNYLQGRLSAVMDKLDLKVLVEEKKIGVAVVDVTRPSCPRFAGVNENRMMYAASLPKIAILFGLFKRIEEGELKWDKRYRALASNMIRYSSNNAATELFYAVGPSYINSLLSSSRYHFYDVNNGGGLWVGKEYGSAPAWKREPLKNLAHAASAMSVARFYYMLDTNQLLEQRLTAKMKAVLSKPGLKHKFVKAIMQRHPHAKMFRKSGTWIDFHSDSALIERGGRRYIAVVLMENCDGAELLERIIIEIDKIIT
- a CDS encoding ATP translocase, with amino-acid sequence MSNSLLSNYFYRALVLSLEFCLIITGYYVIKPLTRTLFLAHVGSDYLPRIWIFSAILLGFFLPIYQKLLRHFSRYSISFFSVASFVALLALFRAILSTPSSYGVSAFYLLVDFYSIVLVEQFWSLTSALYPTSEGKKWYGLIGSGGLIGGMLGGYLAGSLITYLKLPSQELILLSATMFASLLLLLAMMNKYHFFLDKSHSKSVNQETQISWNQLIKSRYAIILAGVILFSQLIEPIVEFQFLKTVETNLNSLSDRTAYISFAMSALNFAALAINLTLTPLLQYYFGAIAGMGAQPLVVTLSTLAFCLQPTLNIASLLKISDRALSYSINRASKELLYIPLSPVLIYQLKSYIDMFGYRFFKILGSFIILLLTEWLAWEFATYYLSCTVIAVCAIWLLSLYFLAQDYRAISVATPDSTPA